The following is a genomic window from Lycorma delicatula isolate Av1 chromosome 6, ASM4794821v1, whole genome shotgun sequence.
AGAAGATTATACTGATTTTATTAGTGATTGTAATGCTGAATTAAATAAGATGCAATCAGTGAATATAGtggttaatttatctttttttaaattttgttgtaaattgtcTGAATATGAGATGAATCTAACATCagaatctgataatttttgtgtttataacgaTGAGCAAATTAAACaactatttccaatttattttgatgtaattattatgaaaataaagaaatgtaagatcgatttaagtaaaagACAGTTAATAATAGCTTTGGAGagattaattataagaaatagaaCCATTAAATCATATGATCCTAAGAAATATGaagctgataaaaataatttttgtagtgttGAACATTCTGATCAGTTGTGtgaatgtatttttcttaattatgacatattatattgtatttcaaaatatttgtacgaaagacaaattgttaatttattgctGTCTTCATTATAGTAACGATACAACataattattctattacattATGAGTGACACCTgatattatagatttattttattgattttgatttcTGAGGATATTTACCAGTAATTTTAGATCCTCCCATAAATTGaactgttttatttcttaaaggaGGATAAATACGTCCAGATGTTAGTACGTTTTTCATTGGTCTATATTCATATATTACTGGATCATTTCTATTGGAATTagataaatgaaatgtatttatattttgcataatttcCGGCAAACTGTAATACGTTTCTGTCGCTGTAAGTCCTTCatatgataaagtaaaataacgttccaattcataaatattaccaATAGTCGGTGGAATCGTTGTCATTTCTTTATCTTGAGCATGTTCACCCCAaatcttgtaattataaaattggtTATTCTGTAGCGATTCAACTACCATAGGAGAATCTGATAAGATACTTTCATGATGTagctatgtttttattaaacctCATACATCATACAATTAatggtttgttttgtttaaattcctgcaacattattaagtttttttaaaaatatcttctcgTTTTCTTTggttactaattaattataatgtattcaaCAATATTTCAACTTGTTTAATAGTGTTAgcatatttgtattacattttaatattgcaACTACATTTctgctaattttttattggtaGACATGAAATAttctgtagtaaataaataaataaaaattctgtaatcaTTATATCTTTCCTGCATTACTTTTTAActgattatattttctacttGGTTTCCTTCATAATGATGTTATATTAGGTCTAAACAAGTACATTTTGTGgtgtaatttcacaaaattaaataatatatttaacattttctaaaataatatattcaaaattttgcaaacaactgCAATTTACACTAAGCTCAgaacatgcatatatatataaatcttaccttttttttttattttgtcctgTAATTTCTCCACCTTCCTCAAAGGTTGAAATacctacctttttatttattgcagatgttttaatcaaattttttttgtcttgctGAGTATAATATAGTGAAagggactaaaaaaaaaaaacaattttgtggcATTATATTTTTGGTGCgaatcaatgtttaaaaatatagttctttaaaattaaaaaaaaaattttttttttcattacgatatataaaaataaatagccaaTGCCtgaaaagtataacaactttattgTTAACCTTTCTTGTGCAGTATTCTTatagattttatcatttatttatgtgttatttaatgtatttctcttaacattatttcatgtatttgtgtttaaattattaaaattaactataaacacatcaatttttatttcataatttgtttttatatttatgatttatattgaCATGATATTGTATCTTATATTTACATCGGGTTTCAATcagattaatgattatttatttaattatttttaatattttttctaaaacgaAAAACATCTTGTGATGTATTTCTTCTCAGCAATGGAAAAGCGTTTAGTTACTTTTGTGcttggttcattatttttattagtgaatttttGGAACTAGAACTTAATTTCGATGCACTTTGTATAAAATTACGTATAACATAAATTGCCAAAACTGTATTGTCCACATTTTCTGATTGAAATCAGCGGTTAGATATTCTGAATTTTTTGGTCAGGTAttgcaaaaacgttttcaaacatttttctgaCAATAATTAAATGTGTGCTTGTCATTAAACTGTTGCACAGGGAACAGTCTCATCAAATATAAGTGTGGAATCTACCGCCCTATGCCCAGCTTGGGCGCAATGGCCACGCATCAGCAACTATGCTCTGCAATGGAGAGAGTCGTGCCCAAAGCCTTGACATTTGTATCATCCCCGCGCTACCTCTATATGGTCTTCAATCCTACATGAGATCCACTCCAGGAATAACCGACCAATGGCCACCAAGACCAGCTGGATCTTAGGCGAGGTCTGCGATACCCAGTGACTCTTCGAGGAATCTTTTTGTCCCAACTGCCGAATtaccttggtttcctgcaggTAGTACTCCACGGCCATATATAGGGATGGATTTTGGCCGCGTATTGCCTTGAGGATTTTTGGCTTCTCTACCCTTGTTGCCCGAGGCATATATACCATTATCTGTGACCTTTGCTTGGCCAACAagtgagccttcagcccgttctttttGAGAACGTCAGCTTCTAGCAGCTGTGCAGCCTGTTGCTCATTAACCATCTCCAGGATTACGccattgtcttttattttattgtcccAAACAATGATCCTTGTTTCAATAAAGGTTCCAGATTGAGTGAGATATGGAAACTTTCCCTCTGCAGGTTTAGGACCTTCTTTAGGGTTAGCTCCGTCGATGCCCCTGGACCAGGTTTTACAGGCACCACCTTAATGGTGGCCTGCTTAAATTTGATAGCTGTTGTCTGGCTGGTGGCGGTGGATTAACCTGCTTAGGCCCAGGAGCGGCCGTTACCGCGGCGAATGAGACAGGCTACTTCACCTTCTCCTCCACCCGTTTAATAGAGATATAGATATTTCCAAGAAGATCCACATCCGTCACTGATGTGAAGCTCTTGACGGCCTCCACAACTGATCTTGCCCGAAAGTCGAGAAACGACTGTATCTAGGGTTTGGTTGGCGCCCTGGAGTCCTTCATATTTTAGTGCCAGATTTATGTTAGTGACACAACTCACTTAAATAAGAGTCGACCAATTGTCGAAACTCTATTGATATTCTTGACTCCTTTTTGGACGAGATTATGGTCCATGCCGACCGCTTCTCCTCGGTCTGTCCTAAACACTCAGACCCGGAGTTCATCCTCTTTAAAGCAGTCTTCTCTCCGGGGACCTGCTCAGGACCAATCACCGCATAGCTGTTCTCACCCATCGGCGACTTCGCAAGAGGACGCTCTTCTGATTTGGCCCGTCCTCCATCACTATGCCCTCCTTGCGCAATTCGAAGCAGAAGCTGCAATAGGATTTTTATGCAATTCATATATTTACGAGGAGGTATGGGTACTCCCCTTGTGGAaaccacattattattattatcatcagaaAACCGCGGACTCGGCGGAAACCTACCGATCGACCTTCTTGGTGTAAGGGGTCTCCAGTCACTAAATCCTAGGCAAACTCAACCAAGTCTTCCAAGAAATGTCCTACAGATTGCTGCTCCATCGCGATTCAATTTGAAATACATCGACTGCACTGCCAGGCACTACGATGTAGTCTGAATGAAACCTTCACCTAACACAAGACTTAGATGAGCGTTAGCAATTTATTTTTCCGAGCAAGGTTGTCTTCTTACACAACCATGCTCTAAAAGTCCAAAGCTATGCAACCTACTTGCAAGATTGGAGCAAATTTCTTCCCAAACCTGCCAGAGGATCGCAGTATTTATTTGGCCTCACAAAGCTACGAAAGTGGGACACTCTTCAAACAAAGGTAACATCCTTATTTAGTCGACAGTGGCACTACAGCAACATACTACACTACTGTGTAGTCAGCACCCCACAACAGCACAGGTTCACTAACAGCCAATGATCGTTACATGGCCCCAACGACATGAACGTAGGAACACTATACTTGCAGAAAACTATATAATTGCTGCCAGTAGCTGAAAAGCAAGTTTACAGCACACGGTCAGAGAAGTGATCCGAtgcatcataaaatatttaaaaatattttcacattttatatatttttttgtgaattatgatttatattttttaatgaatttaattgtttcCCGAACTGGTTTCATGTAGTTAGAGACTATAACTAACTACTATGCTAGAAAGGAGAGATATAGTAGGGAAAGTAAATAACTATTTGTTGATAGCAATAACTTATTAATGTTATATGGATAtccaagtataatattttatgatttcctttaacataaattaatattttctagttatttttaatatacataaataaaagacaagttacagaaattttaatgttgtcatataataaataataattattattgtaatacaatGCGTGTAACTAAGTTCAACCCTATAAATGGAGTCTATATAGTTTCACAGCAATTACCTACAGTTGCATCATCAGGCtaacctcttttttttaaccgtaaataATCAGTTTAGAAAATTAAGcacattcttttacaattttatgatccataattaaaaaaatatgatgtggacaccacatgactaacttgaacgcttattaaattacatatacacttttattgtaaatgaaaagaacataaaattttatttcactaataaattctgatttttttcatattttcttttttgttttgtctttagtcatttgactggtttgatgcagctctccaagattccctatctagtgctagtcgtttcatttcagtataccctctacatcctacatccccaaaaatttgttttacatattccaaacgtggcctgcctacacaatttttcccttctacctgtccttccaatattaaagcgactattccaggatgccttagtatgtggcctataagtctgtcttctaaattcttctacctccataatcttttctcctcctattttcacattcagtggtccatctttgttatttctactacatttcattacttttgttttgttcttgtttattttcatgcgatagtttttgtgtaggacttcatctatgccgttcattgttttctaaatcctttttactcccggctagaattactatatcatcagcaaattgtagcatctttatcttttcaccttgtactgttactccgaatccaaattgttctttaacatcatgaactgctagttccatgtaaagattaaaaagtaacggagacagggaacatccttgtcggactccctttcttattacggcttctttcttatgtccttcaattgttactgttgctgtttggttcctgtacatgttagcaattgttcttctatctctgtatttgaaccctaattttttttttaaatgctgaacattttattccagtctacgttatcgaatgccttttcaaggtctataaatttgtttttctttaatcttccttctactattaatctgaggcctaaaattgcttcccttgtccctatacttttcctgaaaccaaattggtcttctcctaacacttcctccactctcctctcaattcttctgtatagaattcaagttaagatttttgatgcatgactagttaaactaattgttctgtattcttcacatttgtctggccctactttctttggtatcattactataacactttttttgaagtctgacggaaattcccctttttcataaatattacacaccagtttgtataatctatcaattgcttcctcacctgcactgcgcagtaattctacaggtattccgtctattccaggagcctttctgccatttaaatcttttaatgctctcttaaattcagatctcagtattgtttctcccatttcatcctcctcaacttcctctataacaccattttctaattcatttcctccgtataacccTTCAATATATTCAACattctatcgactttaccttttgtattatatattggtgtaccatctttgtttaacacattattagattttaatttatgtaccccaaaattttccttaacttatctgtatgctccgtctattttaccaatgttcatttctctttccacttctgaacacttttctttaatccactcttcttttgccagtttgcacttcctgtttatagcatttcttaattgccgatagttacttttactttcttcatcattagcattcttatattttctacattcatccatcagctgcaatatatcgtctgaaacccaaggttttctaccagttctctttattccgcctatgtttgcttctgctgatttaagaatttcctttttaacattctcccattcttcttctacattttctaccttatcttttttactctctctttttaaaaatcttctttacctcctcttcctcaagcttctctaaattccaccgattcatctgacaccttttctttaggtttttaaaccccaatctacatttcattatcaccaaattatggttgctatcaatgtctgctccagggtaagttttgcagtcaacgagttgatttctaaatctttgcttaaccatgatataatctatgtgatactatgtgaatataattaaaattttatttgtctataactctggaaccgatgaaaataagtgctGCTTATCATATatacaagcccgattagaatgatccagcagcaagggactctgtccaggttctgcgataaagtagggagtaatagactcctgccaactttgcattccattatcatatatcattgaaaagctctcgatgagggcttattactgcagttaagaaaaagtccaaaatctaaatgtttttgattttcagcttttttggtTGAGTCGATAGCAGTCAAAATGGttggtgcacaactaggtgttgcaactaaatccaaaatttcaaaattctagggccaattgtttttcagttatgtgagatatatatacgtatgtacgtacagacatcatgctgaaaatagttaaaatggatatttctgttcaaatctgaaaaccaaaatttttccccATTAcactattttacttttacaaggaaataaaaatacacattttggtaaataaataaaaaaaactgacaacacattCCTGGCATTGATTGTTTGTtcaaatatagtataaatataaattaatttaaaaaaaatgaaatgccaTCAAAATGccctaaaaagtaagaaataatttcatccaaATACTAATTTAACTCATTTTTGAATCAGTACCTGcttctacaaaatttatttctagatataatataaatttgttctataatatatatttataaaaaccaatgattattacatcagtggaattcatatttatgcGCTTTGATTGCTTTTCTGTTTTTGATTATTACGTCTTTTTATATATCGGTATGTCATCTATAAGTCCATTCAAGTATCACGTAagtatgatcatgtattttgctattatttcaaaaaagtgtctaaggaattaatAAGCATTTGGACAAAATTGTTTCTTCCTTTTATCGCATTTTGATGtcagttccattttttttttaatataataattttctgtatctGGTTAATAACAATAAGTTATTCGGCGAAATTAATGTGCTCCTTTTCAGTGACGTAATGCAGCTGTCTCCCCAGGCGAATGCCATTGATGTCTTGTTCAACCTCCTTGGTTAGAAACGGAAATAAATCTGAGGTACTAATTTCATTTTGTGCTAACAGTAAACatgagacaaaaaaattatatggagtgcattgatttattaaataacttgcgtTTTGGCCGAGTTACAACTGTCCAGTTGGAAATGCTTTGGGAAAGAAGGAAGTTATCTTTAACAGACAAATTTGCAGATGGAAACACTGTAAGAATATTCCGAACTATCAAATTCGTTGATGAATATAATCGTAGTACGAATGATATGATATATCAAACTAATAGagattgtattatttacattattgatGAATCAAAGGACGCTGCAACATTGGGAAATCTCACACCCTGAATGTTATTCCAGTAGACCTGAATAACTGTGGTGGCCAGCTGCATAATGTAAAATCGGTGGAGGGTTCAGAGTTACGTTAGGCTGTAATATATCGATTTCTGATGGTTTAGTTCAGtgtttcccaaacttttccgagtcgtggTGCCTTTACaagctattaaattttttcccttttgcaattaaattttttccatggtGTCATACCCTAAATAAAAGTATGAGTACTCATAAGTAGtcagagataaaataaataaaactcgtgtatcttcattatttaatttttttttactttattaacattaaattaaaaattataaatgtcttggttaaattaattatgaagcctTTACAATATTTCGGAGCGCCCCTATGAAGAGACCACAGCTCCCCAAGGCGTCACGGCACACAGTTTGAAAATCACTGATTTAGTTAATGACACTATGGGAATGgtaaacaaatacaaacaaactGTCCTATGAAGGGACCAAGTGGAAAGGGGTGAGTTACCaaaactgtgttaataaaatttgatgatgaaacaataggtacaaaaattaaagatgaagGTGTATGTGTACCTATTACATCAGTAAGTAGAACGTTTCAAGCTACTAAAGGATATGGAGATGTAAAAAGATGTATGCTACCTTTAATTTCAAGTTTGGCTGTAACAGTGCACAGTTTGCAAGGTACAACGTTAAATAGAGCTGTATTAGATTTAGGGAAAAACCTGTTTGTAAAAGGATAAGTTTATGTTGCTCTAAGTCAAGTCAGAAGCTTCAATGGTTAAACTGAATGATTAAGGTCCACGTTAAGTAATGAATAGCACACACAATAAAAAAGCACATGCTGAGGTGTAAAGATTGAGAATCGTTGTATAGGATTGAATAATTTGTTACACTTTGCTCAAATTATTGATGCGTTGATTACTTATGACATATCCACAGTGTTATtagtattatgaagaaatttagttgTCTGACCTTGTGAGGGATCGCAAAAGACTATATATCGtgatgcatatatataaaaatataagatgtaatattaattaatatgtttacttGTCCAGGGGTGTAATTTGGTACTCTGTTAGTGATACTCTTGAAATCTACATTGCACAggtttggtaataataataaatttatactctattgctttactttcaaaaaatctttagcTACAAGTATTATCaagcacttttttattttatagttctaTTTTAATTGTATCAATGGGATTATTCCCATATATTtgggaaaaaataatgtaaatattttataataaacaatttttttttaatcataacaaaaaaaattttaattaaaaaaatttttaatttcatttttcagattgAAAAATCTTTAGTAAAATCAAATCAGaagtaaagaaatttcaaaagtttctgaGAGAATATTAAAGATGTTTCCAGGTCcttcaaaatataacataatgAACTGTTACGATAATATTGTTGAAGGAATCATTTATGACAACGTTGATAAAGTTCTTGAAATATTGGAAAGGAATAAGAATGAAATCAAAAGgataatgacaaattttaaattatattatttattttataagacaaaaagtaaagaaatgttgataatattataggattattttgatgttaaaaatatatttgatattaccAATAATTTACCATCAATTATTACTGCTGCTATAAGACTTGGTATGGATATCAAAATGATACAACGATTGATTGACAGAGGTGGAAATATTAATCATACAGATGTAAGACATGTTTCACCATTATTACattctataaaaagtaaaagaaatgtaaatttcataaaagaaatattagaaatgggTGCAGATGGTAATGAAATATGTGATCATGCAGGAAACTCAATATTACATATAgcagtaagtaatttttgtagCGGTGATATCGAAGTTATTAAATTGTTGATAGATTCAAGTGCAGATACCAATGCTCAGAATTATTCCAGGGAAAAACCTTTCATGAAATTTCCACTGAATGCAGATGAAGATTTGTGGTTGGAACTTATAAAGAGAGATTATACATTGATGAAAGCTTAGGAAGCTATTTGTTAAGTGATAGCTTCCTAACTAATGTAGTATCTAAAACAAGTAGAATCAAACAGTTTATACATGTgcttaattataatcattttactataaatacaatgaatgaaatatataatcgTCTTCTACATTTGGCACTGATTAATAATTGTTGTGCTGAGAACATTACAGAAATCATTCAAAATGGTGCAGATGTTAATCACATTATATTCATTAACAGTACTTGTACTAAACCAGATATGATTGATATtggtaaagatttttttgaaatgatattcattaatatttatgactTGTCGTTTACTAAGCCATTATTAGTAGGTTTGAAACTTAATAGAGATAAGGAAATTATATCGGCACTTATTGATAATGGTTCAGATGTTAATATGATTGATGATCATGGATTAACACCATTATTATATGCGATAAATAACAAGTATACAgtagaaataatcaataaattgataaatttaggtGCAGATGTAAATAAATGTGATATTGATGGAGTTACACCTTTAATGTATGCAATTAAAAACAACAGTAATGAGATTATTGGTAGATTGATTAATGCAGGAGCCGatgtaaatgcaataaatatatttggcagaacaattttacattatgctgttatatttcataatgatcaagatgtaattaatttacttattcaaaaaggagctgattttagtaaaataagtgaTAGTTACAATCAGTTTTGGTTCGGTGTAGAAGTTGTGAAGAAAAGcaatgataaatttattgctgaaatttattatttattgtcgaATGGAAACAATGTTAATAAGAAAGATGGATATGGTCAAGCAATTTTAATGTatgcaatagaattaaatatgaataaaaatattatttttaatatcataggTAATGGAGCTGATATTAATGCAATTGATAACAAAGGATATTCACCTCTCATTTATGCTATAAAGTTTGAGTGTTACATCGATGTGATCATTAAACTCATAGAACATGGAGCTGATGTTAATGTAATCGATAAAAATGGATTAACACCTTTAAATCATGCTGTTCATTCCCATATGTTTAAAGAAGTAATACAAATACTTATTGATAATGGTGTAATATAAACattcataatgaaaattataatacgcttttattgtatatattaaaaaatgttaataataaagagCATGTGAGTTTTGTGATTCAAAAAGGTGCTGATGtaaatatttgtgataataaTGGTTTAACGCCAATAATGTATGCTgtattatttggtaaaaaaagtattaaaatagaaattatatctaCGTTAATTGAAAACGGTGCCGATATAGATACTATTGATAAAGATGGTCGTACAGCTTTATCAATAGCATCTATATCGGCACCGTTTTcaagctttaaaaatttttgagatCAAGAGATGTAGCAAGGGTTATGCAGGGATTTTGAAACTAAATCCCTAAGATTGTAAAGTGTACCCAAGAGCACATATTGATTCTgaccataatttaattataagaaactgTAGACTACAGTttgagaagataaaaaaaaagtgactaAGAAATAGAATACAAACAGACTAAAAGAGAATAACGAGCATAGTTCAAATGcttgaagaatgttagtgaaggacttgcaataacatccgtacaagttgcaaatcatccaggaactgaaaccgaatgatgcagttgtgcgagcacaattctgtaatgtaatgcttcagaagataaacgataacgaagagtttgttcacgaactgtggatgtcagatgaagcgcatttccacctcagtcgatttgttaacaagcaaaatttcagataccgggcacaagaaaatcctacgcagctacaccagcgtccgttgcacaaccagaaagtgaccgtgtggtgtgctatgtcatcttacagtgttataggctcttatttttttgaggatgacaacgatcttgcgattacagtgacgtcggctcattacgtagccgtgcttgaaagctttgttgtggaacaacaaaagagatttccacagattcttaacacagcctggtttcaacaagacggagcaacgtcacatactgcacgaatattgatggcagctgtacgccgattgtttggacgtgtcatttcacaaaacggtgacattagatggcctcccagatcacctgatctctcagcttgcgattacttattgtagggtcaccttaaaagcaaaatgttccacagtagacctgctacaacggaagaactgaaggctaagatccgagaagcaattgcggaaattccagtcgagatgttacgtcaaaccatgaacaatttaacgaagagacttcgtgagtgtttacgtagaagaggaggtcacctggaagatgtcatctttaaaaaataaactaaaatgtatgtatcctaaaatggcaacatttgtacaattacatgaaataaaattcatatttaaaaaaaaatttttcatttacatttaattttttaaatttcccgtttctttgaatcacctgtacaaCAAAACTGTAAAGATAACTCATGAAAAGAGACATGGTAAAGAAAAATACCACCAAAactgaaaatgtagaaaatagaCTGATTATAGTGAAATATGATAAGTACAAGcattttagaatgaataaatatactaCTATTACATAATTAACAATTCAATTATATGTGAAATTGATCGTTTTCAATCAAACTGTTAGCACCTCATTATTCTactgtaaaataaactaaatagcaACATAATGTATTTGAGTACTACACATGAGCAGCTATCCATAACAATAACAAGGAAGACCTATAACAGTAAGCACTTTTGCTGAAAAAAGTATGTATTACACAActtgtaagagataaaaaatctaatccccattttttattttgatgtattaaattgtacagattataaaatCTGAACATCTAATTCATAATCATTACATAAGAGGTGATCATTACATAAGAGGGAAAATTTCTACAAGGTtttatatttatggtttttaGAACATTCTAGCCAGAAATAATGAACATTATAGATATTACATAGTTGTACATCGAATAagaaaattaactgtaaatttaaatcatttaaacgaACTACATACCGGATTATTAAAAAACGACTTCtcaactttaaaagcgtataaaattttataacttagagGTTCGGTTGAAGTTTCATTTAATAGCAAAATGCATCCGGTTTTGACTTaagtagttcattagtaccgaatttg
Proteins encoded in this region:
- the LOC142326968 gene encoding uncharacterized protein LOC142326968, which translates into the protein MNEIYNRLLHLALINNCCAENITEIIQNGADVNHIIFINSTCTKPDMIDIGKDFFEMIFINIYDLSFTKPLLVGLKLNRDKEIISALIDNGSDVNMIDDHGLTPLLYAINNKYTVEIINKLINLGADVNKCDIDGVTPLMYAIKNNSNEIIGNGADINAIDNKGYSPLIYAIKFECYIDVIIKLIEHGADVNVIDKNGLTPLNHAVHSHMFKEVIQILIDNGADVNICDNNGLTPIMYAVLFGKKSIKIEIISTLIENGADIDTIDKDGRTALSIASISAPFSSFKNF